In Pseudomonas fluorescens NCIMB 11764, a single window of DNA contains:
- a CDS encoding septal ring lytic transglycosylase RlpA family protein: MRALPMNKPLKLMAFAALAVLVASCSTSRSPTQKSSSTAVRSAPGLDINRAHKDGAPWWDVDVSRIPDATPTLHTGPYKANPYTVLGKTYFPLQESKTYVASGTASWYGTKFHGQNTANGEVYDLYGMSAAHKTLPLPSYVRVTNLDNNKTVILRVNDRGPFYSDRIIDLSYAAAKKLGYAETGTARVKVEGIDPQQWWAAKGRPAPLMLNEPQVAQNTAPTITASAGTVEQWTPPPQQHAAAVVPVQIDAKKNASVPASGQYLQVGAFANPDAAELLRSKLSGMVSAPVFISSIVRNQQTLHRVRLGPIGSPGEIQQVQNSVRLANLGSPSVVTAE, from the coding sequence ATGCGGGCATTGCCTATGAATAAACCCCTGAAGCTGATGGCATTCGCCGCGTTGGCGGTGCTGGTCGCCAGTTGTTCGACCAGCCGCTCGCCGACACAGAAGTCTTCTTCCACCGCCGTGCGCTCGGCGCCGGGGCTGGACATCAACCGCGCCCACAAAGATGGCGCACCGTGGTGGGATGTCGACGTATCGCGCATCCCGGATGCCACGCCGACCCTGCACACCGGTCCTTACAAGGCCAACCCGTACACCGTACTGGGCAAGACTTACTTCCCGCTGCAGGAATCCAAGACCTACGTCGCCTCGGGCACGGCGTCCTGGTATGGCACCAAGTTCCACGGCCAGAACACCGCCAACGGCGAGGTCTATGACCTGTATGGCATGAGTGCCGCCCACAAGACCTTGCCACTGCCAAGTTACGTTCGGGTGACCAACCTGGACAACAACAAGACCGTGATCCTGCGGGTCAATGACCGTGGCCCGTTCTACTCGGACCGCATCATCGACTTGTCCTACGCGGCGGCGAAAAAACTCGGCTATGCCGAAACCGGCACTGCGCGGGTCAAGGTCGAAGGCATCGATCCGCAGCAATGGTGGGCGGCCAAGGGCCGTCCGGCACCTTTGATGCTCAACGAGCCGCAAGTCGCGCAAAATACCGCGCCGACGATTACCGCTTCGGCCGGTACGGTCGAACAATGGACGCCACCGCCGCAGCAACACGCCGCGGCCGTCGTGCCCGTGCAGATCGATGCAAAAAAAAACGCTTCTGTACCAGCCTCTGGCCAGTATCTGCAGGTGGGCGCGTTCGCCAACCCGGACGCTGCAGAACTCCTGAGATCGAAGCTCAGCGGGATGGTGAGCGCTCCGGTGTTCATCAGCTCGATCGTGCGCAATCAACAGACACTGCATCGGGTGCGCCTGGGGCCGATCGGCTCGCCGGGTGAAATCCAGCAAGTGCAGAACAGTGTGCGCCTGGCCAATCTCGGTTCGCCGAGCGTGGTCACCGCCGAGTAA
- the mltB gene encoding lytic murein transglycosylase B, with translation MQVMRGWATRYAPWVGLVSILGTAQDALAGDYEGTPQVAEFVGEMTRDYGFAGEQLMGVFREAERKQTILDAISKPAERVKQWNEYRPMFITDARIARGVDFWRQHEAVLARAEQEYGVPAQVIVSIIGVETFFGRNTGNYRVIDALSTLGFDYPPRAEFFRKELREFLLLAREEQVDPLTLKGSYAGAMGLPQFMPSSFRAYAVDFDGDGHINIWTNPDDAIGSVASYFKRHGWVAGEPVVSRADVRGEQVDEGLTTGIEPTKTVGELRALGWSSHDALRDDMPVTAFRLEGDNGPEYWMGLTNFYAITRYNRSVMYAMAVHQLSEQLVQARGVK, from the coding sequence ATGCAAGTAATGCGTGGCTGGGCGACTCGATACGCGCCATGGGTCGGCCTGGTAAGCATCCTTGGCACTGCGCAGGACGCGTTGGCCGGCGATTACGAAGGCACACCCCAGGTGGCCGAATTCGTCGGTGAAATGACCCGCGACTACGGCTTTGCCGGTGAACAGCTGATGGGCGTGTTCCGCGAAGCCGAGCGCAAGCAAACGATTCTGGACGCGATCTCGAAACCCGCCGAGCGGGTCAAGCAGTGGAACGAATATCGTCCGATGTTCATTACCGACGCGCGCATTGCCCGCGGCGTGGATTTCTGGCGGCAGCACGAGGCGGTACTGGCACGCGCCGAGCAGGAATACGGTGTCCCGGCCCAGGTGATTGTCTCGATCATCGGCGTTGAGACCTTTTTCGGTCGCAATACCGGCAATTACCGGGTAATCGACGCCTTGTCGACCCTGGGTTTCGACTATCCTCCCCGTGCCGAATTCTTCCGCAAGGAATTGCGTGAGTTCCTGTTGCTGGCCCGAGAAGAACAGGTCGATCCACTGACCCTCAAGGGCTCCTACGCCGGGGCGATGGGCTTGCCGCAGTTCATGCCGAGCAGCTTCCGCGCCTATGCGGTGGATTTCGACGGTGACGGCCACATTAATATCTGGACCAATCCCGACGATGCCATCGGCAGCGTTGCCAGTTACTTCAAACGTCACGGCTGGGTGGCCGGTGAACCGGTGGTCAGCCGCGCGGATGTGCGTGGCGAGCAGGTCGACGAAGGTTTGACCACCGGCATCGAACCGACTAAAACCGTCGGGGAGTTGCGGGCGCTGGGGTGGTCAAGTCATGATGCGCTGCGCGATGATATGCCGGTCACGGCATTCCGCCTGGAAGGTGACAATGGCCCTGAATACTGGATGGGCCTGACGAATTTTTACGCAATCACGCGTTATAACCGCAGCGTGATGTACGCCATGGCGGTACATCAACTGTCTGAACAGCTGGTCCAAGCACGGGGCGTCAAGTAA
- the rodA gene encoding rod shape-determining protein RodA — MRRRATLLQRMHIDGPLLILLLTLAAGSLFVLYSASGKSWDLLAKQATSFGIGLVSMIVIAQFEPRFMARWVPVGYVLGVLLLVVVDVMGHNAMGATRWINIPGVIRFQPSEFMKILMPATIAWYLSKRTLPPQLKHVGVSLFLIGLPFILIVRQPDLGTSLLILAGGAFVLFMGGLRWRWILSVLAAAVPVAVGMWFFIMHDYQKQRILTFLDPESDPLGTGWNIIQSKAAIGSGGVFGKGWLLGTQSHLDFLPESHTDFIIAVMGEEFGLVGICALLLIYLLLIGRGLVITAQAQTLFGKLLAGALTMTFFVYVFVNIGMVSGLLPVVGVPLPFISYGGTSLVTLLSAFGVLMSIHTHRKWIAQV, encoded by the coding sequence ATGCGTCGCCGCGCGACGCTGTTGCAACGCATGCACATCGACGGCCCGTTGCTGATCCTGCTGCTGACCCTCGCGGCCGGTAGCCTGTTCGTGCTGTATTCGGCCAGCGGCAAGAGCTGGGATCTGCTGGCCAAGCAAGCCACGTCGTTCGGCATCGGCCTGGTGTCGATGATCGTCATCGCCCAGTTCGAGCCGCGCTTCATGGCTCGCTGGGTGCCGGTGGGTTACGTGCTCGGCGTGCTGTTGCTGGTGGTGGTGGACGTCATGGGCCACAACGCCATGGGCGCCACGCGCTGGATCAACATTCCCGGGGTGATCCGCTTCCAGCCTTCGGAGTTCATGAAGATCCTGATGCCGGCGACCATTGCCTGGTACTTGTCCAAGCGCACCTTGCCGCCGCAGCTCAAGCATGTGGGCGTCAGTCTGTTTCTGATTGGTTTGCCGTTCATTCTGATCGTGCGCCAGCCCGACCTCGGTACTTCGCTGCTGATTCTCGCGGGCGGTGCGTTCGTGCTGTTCATGGGTGGCCTGCGCTGGCGCTGGATTCTCAGCGTGCTGGCCGCGGCCGTGCCGGTGGCCGTGGGGATGTGGTTTTTCATCATGCACGACTACCAGAAGCAGCGAATCCTGACGTTCCTCGACCCGGAAAGCGATCCGCTGGGCACGGGCTGGAACATTATCCAGTCGAAAGCGGCCATTGGCTCCGGCGGCGTATTCGGCAAAGGCTGGCTGCTGGGCACCCAGTCGCACCTGGACTTCCTCCCGGAAAGCCACACCGACTTCATTATTGCGGTCATGGGCGAGGAGTTCGGCCTGGTCGGCATCTGCGCGCTGCTGCTGATTTACTTGCTATTGATCGGCCGCGGGCTGGTGATTACCGCCCAGGCCCAGACATTGTTCGGCAAATTGCTCGCGGGCGCCCTGACCATGACGTTTTTTGTTTACGTTTTCGTCAACATAGGTATGGTCAGTGGCCTGTTGCCGGTTGTGGGGGTGCCGTTGCCGTTCATTAGCTACGGAGGAACTTCGCTGGTAACGCTGCTGTCAGCGTTTGGGGTTTTGATGTCGATCCATACCCATCGTAAGTGGATCGCGCAAGTTTGA
- the mrdA gene encoding penicillin-binding protein 2 — MPQPIRIKDHEKDARLVRGRVVFGAIAVVALIGVLIARLYFLQVIQYEYHSTLSENNRVHVQPIPPTRGLIFDRNGVVVADNRPSFSLSMTRERSGDWQQVLDVIVEVLELTPEDRVIFEKRMRQGRRPFEPVPILFELTEEQIARIAVNQFRLPGVEVVAQLVRHYPQGAHFAHSVGYMGRINEKELKSLDPVNYSGTHHIGKTGIERFYEPELHGQVGYEEVETNARGRVLRVLKRTDPIPGKDIVLSLDIKLQEAAEAALGGRRGAVVALDPKTGEVLAMVSQPSFDPNLFVTGISFKAYSELRDSIDRPLFNRVLRGLYPPGSTIKPAVAIAGLDSGVVTASTRVFDPGYYQLPNYDHKYRNWNRTGDGYVDLDTAIMRSNDTYFYDLAHKLGIDRLSAYMGKFGIGQKVSLDMFEESPGLMPSREWKRATRRQAWFPGETLILGIGQGYMQSTPLQLAQATALVANKGVWNRPHLAKTVEGERPKDDNPMPDIILRDPSDWTKVNHGMQQVMHGARGTARKASIGAQYRIAGKSGTAQVVAIKQGEKYDRSKVQERHRDHALFVGFAPADNPQIVVSVMVENGESGSGVAAPVVRQVMDAWLLDQDGRLKAEYASPISAEATAREE; from the coding sequence ATGCCCCAGCCGATCCGCATCAAGGACCACGAAAAAGACGCCCGTCTGGTGCGTGGCCGCGTCGTGTTCGGGGCAATTGCAGTGGTGGCGCTGATCGGCGTGCTGATCGCGCGCCTGTATTTCCTCCAGGTGATTCAGTACGAGTACCACTCGACCCTGTCGGAAAACAACCGCGTCCATGTGCAGCCGATTCCGCCCACCCGTGGGCTGATCTTCGACCGCAATGGCGTGGTGGTGGCCGACAACCGGCCGAGCTTCAGCCTGAGCATGACCCGCGAGCGTTCCGGCGACTGGCAGCAAGTGCTCGATGTGATCGTCGAAGTGCTGGAGCTGACGCCCGAGGATCGGGTGATCTTCGAGAAACGCATGCGCCAGGGGCGACGGCCATTCGAGCCGGTGCCGATTCTGTTCGAGCTGACCGAAGAACAGATCGCCCGCATCGCCGTGAACCAGTTCCGTTTGCCGGGAGTTGAAGTGGTTGCGCAACTGGTGCGGCATTACCCACAGGGCGCGCACTTTGCGCACTCGGTGGGTTACATGGGGCGGATCAACGAGAAGGAGCTGAAGTCCCTCGATCCGGTCAATTACAGCGGCACCCACCACATCGGCAAGACCGGCATCGAGCGCTTCTACGAGCCCGAGTTGCACGGTCAGGTGGGTTACGAAGAAGTCGAAACCAACGCGCGAGGCCGCGTATTGCGGGTGCTCAAGCGTACCGATCCGATTCCCGGCAAGGACATCGTCCTGAGCCTGGACATCAAATTGCAGGAAGCCGCCGAAGCAGCGCTCGGCGGTCGCCGTGGCGCGGTGGTAGCGCTGGACCCGAAAACCGGCGAAGTACTGGCAATGGTCAGTCAGCCGAGTTTCGACCCCAACCTGTTCGTCACCGGCATCAGCTTCAAAGCCTATTCCGAGTTGCGCGACTCCATCGACCGGCCGCTGTTCAACCGCGTGCTGCGTGGTCTGTACCCGCCGGGTTCGACCATCAAGCCGGCGGTGGCGATTGCCGGTCTGGATTCGGGCGTGGTCACGGCGTCGACCCGGGTCTTCGACCCCGGTTACTACCAACTGCCCAACTACGACCACAAATACCGTAACTGGAACCGTACCGGTGACGGCTATGTCGACCTGGACACGGCGATCATGCGGTCCAACGACACCTACTTCTATGACCTGGCGCACAAGCTGGGGATTGATCGCCTGTCGGCCTACATGGGCAAGTTCGGCATCGGCCAGAAGGTCTCCCTGGACATGTTCGAAGAGTCGCCGGGGCTGATGCCGTCCCGTGAGTGGAAGCGCGCGACCCGTCGTCAGGCCTGGTTCCCGGGCGAAACACTGATTCTCGGGATCGGCCAGGGCTACATGCAATCCACGCCGCTGCAACTGGCCCAGGCCACGGCGCTGGTGGCCAACAAAGGTGTATGGAACCGTCCGCACCTGGCCAAGACCGTCGAAGGCGAACGGCCCAAAGATGACAATCCGATGCCGGACATCATCCTGCGCGATCCGTCCGACTGGACCAAGGTCAACCATGGTATGCAGCAGGTAATGCATGGCGCCCGTGGTACCGCGCGCAAGGCCTCGATCGGCGCGCAATACCGGATCGCCGGCAAAAGTGGTACGGCCCAGGTGGTTGCGATCAAGCAGGGTGAGAAGTACGACCGCTCCAAGGTTCAGGAACGTCACCGTGACCACGCTTTGTTCGTCGGCTTCGCGCCGGCCGACAACCCGCAAATCGTGGTGTCGGTGATGGTCGAGAACGGCGAGTCCGGTTCCGGCGTCGCCGCACCGGTGGTGCGCCAGGTCATGGACGCCTGGCTCCTGGACCAGGACGGCCGACTGAAAGCCGAATACGCCAGCCCAATCAGTGCGGAGGCTACGGCCCGTGAAGAGTAA
- the rlmH gene encoding 23S rRNA (pseudouridine(1915)-N(3))-methyltransferase RlmH, producing the protein MRLRLIAVGSRMPKWVEEGWHEYAKRLPSELALELVEIPLNTRGKNADVARFIRQEGEAMLAKVGPNERVVTLEVHGKPWSTEQLAVELDRWRLDSRTVNFMVGGPEGLAPEVCARADQRWSLSPLTLPHPLVRILIGEQLYRAWTVLSGHPYHK; encoded by the coding sequence GTGCGACTGCGACTGATCGCCGTCGGTTCACGCATGCCCAAATGGGTGGAAGAAGGCTGGCATGAATATGCCAAGCGTCTTCCGTCCGAGCTGGCGCTGGAACTGGTGGAAATACCGCTCAATACCCGTGGCAAGAACGCCGACGTGGCGCGCTTCATCCGTCAGGAAGGCGAAGCCATGCTGGCCAAGGTCGGGCCGAACGAGCGCGTTGTCACCCTCGAAGTCCACGGCAAGCCCTGGAGCACGGAGCAGTTGGCGGTCGAGCTCGATCGCTGGCGGCTGGATTCGCGCACGGTGAATTTCATGGTCGGCGGCCCCGAAGGGCTGGCGCCGGAAGTCTGTGCGCGGGCCGATCAGCGCTGGTCCTTGTCGCCGTTGACGTTGCCGCACCCGCTGGTGCGGATTCTGATCGGCGAACAGCTGTACCGTGCCTGGACAGTTCTGTCCGGCCACCCTTACCACAAGTAG
- the rsfS gene encoding ribosome silencing factor, protein MTDKDVAKVKRKGTFKSAPLPVEVPTGPELVGEELVKVAVAALEDVKAQDIQVIDVREKQSITDFMIIATGTSNRQIGAMLDKVREAVKAKGVKPLGEEGKGDSDWVLLDMDDVIVHMMTASARQFYDLERLWAGAEQSRSASAAHHSPENTHEHFTKLNKDQQ, encoded by the coding sequence ATGACTGACAAAGACGTAGCTAAAGTTAAGCGCAAAGGCACATTCAAGAGCGCCCCGCTGCCAGTAGAAGTGCCAACCGGCCCTGAGCTGGTCGGCGAAGAACTGGTGAAGGTTGCCGTAGCGGCCCTGGAAGACGTGAAGGCCCAGGACATTCAGGTGATCGACGTTCGTGAAAAGCAGAGCATCACTGACTTCATGATCATCGCCACCGGTACCTCCAACCGCCAGATCGGCGCGATGCTGGACAAGGTCCGCGAAGCGGTCAAGGCTAAGGGCGTCAAGCCACTGGGTGAAGAAGGCAAGGGCGACAGCGACTGGGTCCTGCTGGATATGGACGACGTCATCGTGCACATGATGACCGCCTCGGCTCGCCAGTTCTATGACCTGGAGCGCCTGTGGGCCGGTGCAGAGCAGAGCCGTTCGGCCAGCGCTGCGCACCACAGCCCGGAAAACACCCATGAGCACTTCACCAAGCTCAACAAAGACCAGCAATAA
- the nadD gene encoding nicotinate-nucleotide adenylyltransferase, translated as MASCAARRRSDLGDLNPSAPVTASEPAPRRIGMLGGTFDPVHIGHLRGALEVAESLALDELRLTPSARPPHRGTPQVSAKDRLAMVECAVAGVAPLVVDARELLRDKPSYTIDTLELMRAELAAEDQVFLLLGWDAFCGLPTWHRWEELLQHCHILVLQRPDADSEPPDALRNLLAARSVSDPLALKGPSGQIAFVWQTPLAVSATQIRQLLASGKSVRFLVPDAVLAYIDAHGLYRAPN; from the coding sequence ATGGCCAGTTGCGCGGCCAGGCGTCGGTCTGACTTGGGCGACCTTAATCCGTCGGCCCCGGTAACTGCCAGCGAACCTGCGCCTCGACGTATCGGCATGCTGGGCGGGACGTTCGACCCGGTGCACATCGGCCATTTGCGCGGTGCGCTGGAAGTCGCCGAATCGCTGGCGCTCGATGAGTTGCGACTGACACCCAGTGCCAGGCCGCCTCATCGAGGCACGCCGCAGGTCTCGGCGAAGGACCGTCTGGCGATGGTCGAGTGCGCGGTGGCCGGTGTGGCCCCGCTGGTGGTGGACGCCCGTGAATTGCTGCGGGACAAACCGTCCTACACCATCGATACCCTGGAACTGATGCGTGCCGAACTGGCCGCTGAAGACCAGGTTTTTCTACTTTTGGGCTGGGACGCATTTTGCGGCCTGCCCACTTGGCACCGCTGGGAAGAGTTGCTCCAGCATTGCCACATCCTGGTGCTGCAACGCCCGGATGCCGACAGCGAACCGCCGGATGCCTTGCGCAACCTGCTGGCAGCGCGCTCGGTGAGCGACCCGCTGGCCCTCAAAGGGCCGAGCGGACAGATTGCATTCGTCTGGCAGACGCCGCTCGCGGTATCCGCCACCCAGATCCGTCAACTGCTGGCCAGCGGTAAGTCGGTACGTTTCCTGGTGCCCGACGCGGTCCTGGCCTACATCGATGCGCACGGACTCTACCGTGCGCCGAACTGA
- a CDS encoding glutamate-5-semialdehyde dehydrogenase has translation MTESVLDYMTRLGRAAREASRIIGRASTAQKNRALQAAANALDAARAELTAANELDLAAGRANGLEPALLERLALTPERIDGMIVGLRQVAALPDPVGAIRDMSFRPSGIQVGKMRVPLGVIGIIYESRPNVTIDAASLCLKSGNATILRGGSEAINSNRAIAACIQRGLAEADLPSAVVQVVETTDRAAVGALITMPEYVDVIVPRGGRGLIERISRDARVPVIKHLDGICHVYVSAHADLPKAQRIAFNAKTYRYGICGAMETLLVDQTVAKDFLPSMAAQFREKGVELRGCERTRAIIDAAAATEDDWHTEYLAPILSIRVVDGLDQAIEHINKYGSHHTDSIVSENLADTRRFVAEVDSSSVMINTPTCFADGFEYGLGAEIGISTDKLHARGPVGLEGLTCEKYIVVGDGQLRGQASV, from the coding sequence ATGACTGAGTCCGTTCTCGACTACATGACCCGCCTGGGTCGCGCTGCCCGCGAAGCGTCGCGCATCATCGGCCGTGCCAGCACCGCGCAGAAAAACCGCGCCTTGCAGGCTGCTGCCAATGCGCTGGACGCCGCGCGTGCCGAGCTGACGGCTGCCAACGAGCTGGATCTGGCCGCGGGTCGCGCCAATGGTCTGGAGCCTGCGCTGCTGGAACGCCTGGCGCTGACCCCGGAGCGTATCGACGGCATGATCGTCGGTCTGCGTCAGGTTGCAGCGTTGCCGGACCCGGTCGGGGCCATTCGCGACATGAGCTTCCGTCCGTCGGGGATTCAGGTCGGCAAGATGCGCGTGCCGCTGGGCGTGATCGGGATCATCTACGAATCCCGGCCCAACGTGACCATCGATGCTGCCAGCCTGTGCCTGAAGTCGGGCAACGCGACCATCCTGCGTGGCGGTTCCGAGGCGATCAATTCCAACCGCGCCATCGCCGCCTGCATCCAGCGCGGTCTGGCCGAAGCCGATCTGCCGTCCGCCGTGGTTCAAGTGGTCGAAACCACTGACCGCGCCGCGGTGGGTGCGCTGATCACCATGCCTGAATACGTCGACGTCATCGTGCCCCGTGGCGGCCGTGGCCTGATCGAACGGATCAGTCGCGACGCTCGCGTGCCGGTGATCAAGCATCTGGACGGCATCTGCCACGTTTATGTCAGTGCTCACGCCGATTTGCCGAAAGCCCAACGCATTGCCTTCAACGCCAAGACTTACCGTTATGGCATCTGCGGTGCGATGGAAACGCTGTTGGTGGATCAAACCGTTGCCAAAGATTTCCTGCCGTCGATGGCTGCACAGTTCCGCGAAAAAGGCGTTGAGCTGCGTGGTTGCGAGCGCACTCGGGCGATCATCGATGCCGCGGCGGCCACTGAAGACGACTGGCACACTGAATACCTGGCGCCGATCCTTTCGATCCGCGTGGTCGACGGTCTGGACCAGGCCATCGAGCACATTAACAAGTACGGCTCCCATCACACCGATTCGATCGTCAGCGAAAACCTTGCAGACACTCGGCGTTTCGTCGCGGAAGTGGATTCGTCGTCGGTGATGATCAATACGCCGACCTGCTTCGCTGACGGCTTCGAATACGGATTGGGTGCCGAGATTGGCATTTCTACTGATAAGCTGCACGCCCGTGGCCCGGTGGGTCTCGAAGGCCTGACCTGCGAGAAGTACATCGTGGTCGGTGATGGCCAGTTGCGCGGCCAGGCGTCGGTCTGA
- a CDS encoding DNA-3-methyladenine glycosylase: MSNLTVRAPAASLPTGLPDAFFDRDAQTLARDLLGKVIRHRVGDLWLSARIIETEAYYFEEKGSHASLGYTEKRKALFLDGGHIYMYYARGGDSLNFSAQGPGNAVLIKSAYPWVDELSGPASLAQMLLNNPDAQGRPRPSQKLCAGQTLLCKALGLKVPVWDAKRFDHEVLLVEDVGPAPGHIIQTTRLGIPHGRDEHLMYRFVDAAYAPYCTRNPLRRGQVEGRDYFLLT; this comes from the coding sequence ATGTCCAACCTGACTGTTCGTGCGCCCGCTGCGAGTCTGCCTACAGGGCTCCCGGACGCGTTTTTCGACCGGGATGCGCAAACGCTGGCCCGGGATTTACTGGGCAAAGTCATCCGTCACCGGGTAGGTGACTTGTGGCTCAGCGCCCGGATCATCGAGACCGAAGCCTATTACTTCGAAGAAAAAGGCAGCCATGCCTCTCTCGGCTACACAGAAAAGCGTAAGGCTTTGTTTCTGGATGGCGGCCACATCTATATGTATTACGCCCGGGGCGGCGACTCCCTGAATTTCAGCGCTCAAGGTCCAGGCAATGCGGTTTTGATCAAATCCGCCTATCCATGGGTCGATGAGTTGAGCGGCCCGGCGAGCCTGGCGCAAATGCTGTTGAACAATCCCGATGCCCAGGGTCGTCCTCGCCCCTCGCAAAAACTTTGCGCCGGGCAAACATTGCTGTGCAAGGCGCTGGGTTTGAAGGTGCCGGTCTGGGACGCCAAGCGCTTCGATCATGAAGTGCTGCTGGTGGAGGATGTCGGCCCGGCACCTGGCCATATCATTCAAACCACACGCCTGGGCATTCCCCATGGGCGTGACGAACACTTGATGTACCGCTTCGTCGACGCGGCTTACGCGCCGTATTGCACGCGGAACCCGCTACGACGGGGACAGGTCGAAGGTCGCGATTATTTTTTGCTGACATGA
- a CDS encoding bifunctional DedA family/phosphatase PAP2 family protein: MGPWLDSVTGWLATNPQWLAAAVFIVAFVECLAIAGLIVPGTVLLFAVAVLAGSGALSLSETLLLGFAAGVLGDIVSYFVGRHFHQNIRRLPGLRHHPEWIAGAEAYFQRYGIASLLVGRFIGPLRPMLPMVAGMFDMPFPRFVAVSLLAAAGWSVAYLLPGWATGAAIRLPLPEGFWPEAGIVAGSIAVMVGLSVTSSLRRHRKATILITSMSLLILAGLFIGYPHLTALDQGVMTLVQEHRSPTLDEVAVTFTLIGEFRNMLLFSALLTGLLLVARQWRQAIFAGSTLLFTALGNTFTKQFFARVRPEVLSDPLVSYSMPSGHASGAFALFLTLAVLAGRGQPPRMRLTWLLLGCLPALAIALSRVYLGAHWPTDVLAGAMLAACVCAASLGLSQRRTPLNAMPPRIWWLVLPAMVALFGFFALRHLPHAMVRYAY, translated from the coding sequence ATGGGCCCTTGGCTCGATAGCGTGACCGGATGGCTGGCGACAAACCCGCAGTGGCTGGCCGCGGCGGTTTTCATTGTGGCCTTCGTGGAATGCCTGGCGATTGCCGGGCTGATCGTACCCGGCACGGTGTTGCTGTTTGCCGTCGCGGTGCTGGCCGGTAGCGGCGCGCTGTCGTTGAGCGAAACATTGTTGCTCGGATTCGCCGCCGGCGTACTGGGCGATATCGTTTCCTACTTTGTGGGGCGACATTTCCATCAGAACATTCGGCGCCTGCCCGGCCTGCGCCATCATCCGGAATGGATCGCCGGCGCCGAGGCTTACTTCCAGCGCTATGGCATTGCCAGTCTTTTGGTCGGGCGTTTCATCGGGCCGTTGCGGCCCATGCTGCCGATGGTTGCCGGGATGTTCGACATGCCCTTCCCGCGCTTCGTCGCTGTCAGCCTGCTGGCCGCTGCCGGTTGGAGCGTCGCCTACCTGTTGCCCGGCTGGGCCACGGGGGCTGCGATTCGTTTGCCGTTGCCGGAAGGTTTCTGGCCTGAGGCCGGGATCGTTGCCGGCAGCATCGCGGTGATGGTGGGCTTGAGCGTGACCAGCAGCCTGCGCCGCCATCGCAAAGCGACAATACTGATCACCAGCATGAGCTTACTGATCCTCGCGGGGCTGTTTATCGGCTACCCGCACCTGACCGCCCTCGATCAGGGCGTCATGACGCTGGTGCAGGAACACCGCAGCCCGACGCTCGACGAAGTCGCCGTCACCTTCACGCTGATTGGCGAGTTCCGCAACATGCTGCTGTTCAGCGCCCTGCTGACCGGGCTGCTGCTGGTGGCCCGGCAATGGCGACAGGCGATTTTTGCGGGGAGCACATTGCTCTTCACGGCGCTCGGCAACACGTTTACCAAACAGTTTTTCGCCCGCGTGCGCCCGGAAGTCTTGAGCGATCCGTTGGTGAGCTACAGCATGCCCAGCGGTCACGCCTCCGGGGCCTTCGCACTGTTTCTGACCCTCGCCGTTCTGGCTGGTCGCGGACAACCCCCGCGGATGCGTCTGACCTGGTTGCTGTTGGGCTGCCTGCCGGCACTCGCGATCGCGCTGTCACGCGTCTATCTGGGCGCGCACTGGCCCACGGATGTGCTGGCCGGCGCAATGCTGGCGGCGTGTGTCTGTGCGGCGAGCCTGGGGCTGAGTCAGCGCCGGACACCGCTCAATGCCATGCCGCCGAGGATCTGGTGGCTGGTGTTGCCGGCGATGGTGGCGCTGTTCGGGTTCTTTGCGTTGCGGCATTTACCGCATGCGATGGTGAGATACGCCTACTGA
- a CDS encoding LON peptidase substrate-binding domain-containing protein, which produces MSLPLFPLNTVLFPGCILDLQIFEARYLDMISRCMKQGGGFGVVCILDGEEVGIAPAGYALVGCEALITDFKQQDNGLLGIRVQGGRRFHVLRTEVQRDQLTVAEVEWLEDEPEQPLQDEDADLVALLKALAEHPMVEALNMGTEATGQQSLANQLAYLLPFAELDKIDLLQLDDPQQRLDAIQALLDELQGELFA; this is translated from the coding sequence ATGAGCTTGCCGCTTTTCCCGCTGAACACGGTGCTGTTTCCTGGCTGCATCCTCGACTTGCAGATCTTCGAGGCGCGCTACCTGGACATGATCAGCCGCTGCATGAAACAGGGCGGCGGTTTCGGCGTGGTGTGCATTCTTGATGGCGAAGAAGTCGGCATCGCTCCCGCGGGCTATGCGCTGGTCGGCTGTGAAGCACTGATTACCGACTTCAAACAGCAGGACAACGGCTTGCTGGGCATTCGGGTGCAGGGCGGACGGCGTTTTCACGTGTTGCGCACCGAGGTCCAGCGCGATCAGTTGACGGTCGCCGAGGTCGAGTGGCTGGAAGACGAGCCCGAGCAACCGTTGCAGGATGAGGACGCCGACCTGGTTGCACTGCTCAAGGCCCTGGCCGAACACCCGATGGTCGAAGCCTTGAACATGGGCACCGAGGCGACCGGGCAACAATCGCTGGCCAATCAGTTGGCGTACCTGTTGCCGTTTGCCGAATTGGACAAAATCGACCTGCTGCAACTCGACGATCCGCAGCAGCGACTGGATGCGATCCAGGCACTGCTGGATGAGTTGCAGGGTGAGTTGTTTGCCTGA